The region TTGGAGTTGGAATCGTTTGAGTTTTCCATATACTTTCAATCATGATTTTTGTATTAAATAATCATTATTTCACTTGTTAAAGTTAGAAATTTTCTACAGATGAAAGCTAGTGGTTTGGTAAATTAAATAACAAAAGTGCATGAGAATATGGCAAAACGTGGTCCTGATCATTCAAATGGCAAAAAGTAGTCCCGATCATTCCAATTTATATTGCAATTGtttgtaattttaattttttatatttatctttCATTTGCATTGATTCAAGAAAGAGGTGGTCCAATCATTCCAAATTATAATGCAATtgtttgtatttttaattttttatatttatctttCATTTGCATTTCAAGCAACTTTCAATTTAATGCATTTAAAAAAtgttttagaaaaagaaaaacatGTAAACAATATAAAAATCTATAAAATACTATTTACCCTTCAGGTTTTTCCTATATATTCTATTCATCCTTAAGTGTGGATCTGTGCAGGAATGAATGTCCAATAACTCATTCCGGATTTGGCAGATTTCATTGTTTTTGAGTTTTTTATTGTCTCAGGGGCGgtataatcctaatccatatcctcTATAGTTGTAGTTATTATCAATCAAATAATTAATAATCATGTCAAAGAGAAAATACGAATCCGGTGCCTCAAAAAGGAAACGAAAAATGCAAGAAGAACCTTTTATAGATAAACAAAAAGGGtcgtttttaaaatatttaactacAAACAAAAATGTTGATAATGAACAACAACAAACTAATGTTGATATcgaacaagaacaagataatgtTGATAATAATAATCATGAACCAACTAATATTGAAAGTGATAATGAACCAACTAATATTGACAATGATAATGAAAAAACTAATATTGAAATTGATAACGAACAAACGAATATTGAAAATGATAACGAACGAACTAATATTGAAATTGATAATGAACACACTAATAGTGAAAATGATAACGAACAAAGTAATATTGAAATTGATAACGaacaaactaatagtgaaaatgatAACACACCTTTAAACATATATGATCCAAGTAGATGGAATAATATTAGTACTAATTTAAGAGATTTAATCATAGAAAAAGGTCCTATTAAgatttatgattttaaatttcCAAAAGATCAACATTTAAGAAGCTTTAGTACATCTCTTTACATGCAAAAAATACTAAATGGAGAAAAATACGAACGAACATGGTTGGTTTATTCTATAGATGTAGATagagttttttgtttttgttgtaaattaTTTAATGTGAATGCATCCACATGTTCATTAGCACATAAAGGTAATAATGATTGGAATAATATTTCTAGTATATTAAAAAGACACGAAGCAAGTAACGGACACATTCTTAATATGAGGTCATGGATTGACTTAGAAACTAGATTAGCAAATAATAAAACAATTGATAAGCAAATCCAagaacaaataaataaagaaaaagaacatTGGAAAAATGTATTAATAAGAATCATTGCTGTAGTAAAAACATTAGGAAAAAATAATTTAGCATTTCGTGGAACAAATGAAAAgatttatgaagaaaataatgGTAATTTTTTAACTATAATTGAAATGATTGCGGAATTTGATCTTATTATGCAAGAACATATTAGGAGAATTAATGACAAAGAAATTCATAATCATTATCTTGGACACAATATGCAAAATgaacttattagtttattaggaGAAGAAGTTAAaagtaaaataattaaaaaggtaaAAGAGGCTAAATACTTTTCAATAATACTTGATTGTACTCCCGATACAAGTCATAAGGAACAAATGTCGATTATCTTACGATGTTTAGATCTTTCAACAACTCCAATTGAAGTTAAGGAGTATTTTTTAGGATTTTTAATTGTAGATAATACAACCGGTAAAGGCTTATATGATGCAATAgttgatgaaattaaaaataTAGGACTAGATATAAATGATGTTAGAGGTCAAGGTTATGACAATGGATCAAATATGAAAGGAAAACATCAAGGTGTACAAAAACGGTTGTTAGATATTAACCCTAGAGCATTCTACACTCCGTGTGGTTGTCACAGTTTAAATTTAGTAATTTGTGATATGGCTAATTCGTGCGATAAAGCTAGTGAATTTTTTGGAGTTATACAACGTATATATTCGATATTTGCTTCATCAACTCAAAGGTGGAAAATATTACAAGATAATATATCAAACCTAACACTTAAATCATTATCACAAACTCGTTGGGAAAGTAGGGTAGAAAGTGTAAAAACAATTAGATTTCAAGCACCACAATTAAGAAAAACACTTTTACAATTATCTAAAAATTGTGGAGACCCAAAAATTAAAAGTGAAGCTAAATGTTTAGCTACATATGAACTtgaaaactatgaatttttattaGGAATGATTATTTGGTATGATGTTTTGTTTGCTATTAACACTGTTAGTAAAAACTTGCAATCAAGTGATATGTGTATCGATGATGCTATAGATCAACTAAATGGACTTTTGTGTTTCTTTAAAGAATATAGAGAAAACGGATTTGAAAAAGCTTTAGATTATGCAAAAGAATTGGCATTAGAAATGAATGTAAAACCTGAATTTCGTGAAAAACGTATCATTTAAAGAAATAGACGATATGATGAAAATGTTGCTAATGAAACTATTAAAACTCCTGTCCAGTTATTTAAAACTGATTACTTTTTATATGTAGTAGATAAAGCCATTACTTCACTTAAAAGTAGATTTGAGCAATTTAACgagttcaaaaatatttttggttttctaTTTAGTATAGAGGAATTAAAATCATTTGATGAAAATACTTTGAAAaaacattgtttaaatcttgaaaaatctTTAAAGCATGATGATAGCTTAGATATTGATGGTTTAGATTTATTTAATGAACTAAAACTTTTAAGACATATTATACATTTAGAACGTGATACAATTATTAATATACTTAATTACATTAAAAAGTTTAGTTCTTTTCCAAATGCATATGTTGCCTATAGGATTATGTTAACTATTCCTGTAACCGTTGCCTTTACAGAAAGaagtttttctaaattaaaactattaaaaaattatttaagatCTACAATGTCACAAGAAAGATTAAATGGATTAGCTATTTtgtcaattgaaaaacatttagtaaaagaaattgattatgaAAATTTTATTAAAGAATTTGCATCTAAAAAGGCTAGAAAAATAAACTTTATGTCATAAAATATATTCacaaaaaaaatatacataaattttttttaacCCCGCCATTTGTAAACCTTTTAGTTTATTATTGCCGGTCCCAAGCCCGGATAAAGGAGGAGGGTTTATAACATTAAGTATAGTAATGTCAAAGGGCCCCAAAATTTTGGTCGCTTAGAGCCCCCAAATTGGTTGAGCCGACCCTGATAATAAGCATAATTATGGTTAAAAATATGaagatatgattatatatatatatatatatatatatatatatatatatatatatatatatatatatatatatatatatagatgtgcACATATCAGGATTTAATGAAGCCTCATCATCAAATACTCAAAATTGACCCTTCAAAGCTACCTTCAGATATcctttttgaaatgaaaaaaacaTTGAATTTCTGCAAGTGAAAGAGTTGAAAAAAGCTACCTTGTTAGGTTTCGAAATGAAGCATATGTATGTTCATCAGTATGTGTGTGTTATGAATCAGGAAGAACCTGATGATGAAGATGACCAATGCTTTTGTTTTGTTTGTGTGTATGCGGGTATTGCAAGTGAAACTCtaaacatgatatatatatatatatatatatatatatatatatatatatatatatatatatatatatatatatatagagagagagagagagagagagagagagagaaagagagagagagcggGGGTTACTGGTAGAAGGTGGGGtgagattttattttttaattttttttctaaatatttAAATACCGAAattaataaagaaaaataaaaaaagatagaCTAAACTTCAAATTTGGTACCAATGGTTAACAAAAAAGTGTGGATAAGGTCAAAAATCTTTTGAACTTGTATGAATGGTCtaaaataagatatatatatatatatatatatatatatatatatatatatatatatatatatatatatatatatttgttatggTCTCTGTTAAACATGAAAAATACCTTTTTGcccttacttatttatttattttttcttttttatctaTTTTTTAAATACTTTAAATTGCTTAATTAATTAGAAATGTAATAATTTGACCTATTAAAAAAGGGGATTGAAGGGGTGTTTGAGATTGCTTATGAAAGGGGCttattgacttttgactttttaaaaagttaaaaagtcTAAAAAAATGTTTGCaaatataaaagtgattttagaaatagtttttcaaaaatagtttttgaaaatttgCATGTTTCTCATCTTTTCAAAGTGCTTACAACTCATTCACCTAAATCAACTATGAAATGgctataaactaatacaaacatTTTTTAATGTATCAACTTATAGGATCTTGACATGCATAAGCTAGTCCAAAGTActccaaacattttttttataacataaaCTATTAAACACTTTTATCAAAAAGTGTTTATTGAGTTAAATAAGCAAATCCCAAAAATGATGTTGAGTTTGGAATATGTTTAACCTTTGGTTCTTAAATTCAAATGTTAGCGAAAATCAACATTTATGTGGTAGTGTTTAGAGAGCTGATCAACGGCGACATGGAAAGGGTTGGGGTATGGGATGGTGGAGGAGGAGTGATCACTAAAGATGATTACGGTCACAAATCACAAACACACCATCACGATCAAATTCATCTTTGATATTTACTTCCTCTTGTTTCCATCTCAAATCAAACCCACCATAAACTTTAACCTCTTTTAGATTTGGAGAGCTCGGATGTTGGAATTCGTGACTTGCCGACGTTTGATTCCCATTTGATTTTCGTTAATGGTTTCATATTTGGTAATGATCTGTATTTTCGATTTGTGTCCTTGTTTAAGAACCAAGATGACCAGATGGATATGAATGACTGGATTTAGTTATCGTTGGATTTATGGTTTATGTGTTCGGTTATGGTCTATGATTTTGGATTTTTGGTTAGTTGAGATTTCATGTAACATCCTTACTTTTTAGCAACCAATACATTACTATGCTTAAAGAAATATCATGACATGTAATCAATGATAAATATGGTTTTCTCTTCATGAACTTTATCGGAATTTACAAACTGGTTGGTGTTACATCAATACATTCCAAAAACTTTACCAAGTTATGAAAACACTTTCGATCTTTATACTTTAACAAGCCATAAAGGTCAAACACGAAGAATCTCTTCCCCAAACATAAGCCTTGCAAATAGACTGCATATACGAGAAATTTCAGGGAACCTTTTACTTTGTTTCCTCAGAAACTTTTTACTGTGTTGGGGAATTTATACCTCGGAAGCTATTATTTATAGGAAATCTATCTTGATAGTTATCACTATGTCCCGTTATAGGAATTTGTTACATCAATGCATCTTTTAACAACTATTATCTACGGGAAGTACATCTTGACAGTTGTCGTTAAAATGACTGGTTTTTCATTTTCTCGGTAAAAACACCCTCAaactactttatatatatatatatatatatatatatatatatatatatatatatatatatatatatatatataggttggacCTTTGTGTCTCTTCCAACTCATGGGCGCGTTGTGTCCACGTGCCTACCTAGATTCTGCCACTTAACCTATTCTTAGGCACGTATCAACATATCCAACCATGTTTACTATAGACACGCCTCGTGTATCCACAAGACGAGACATGTCTTTGTTGTATCACTTGTCTAGAAATTTCCACGTGTGCCTTGGTTTGTCACGTGTCGTGTTAATGACACACGTGTCATATTGCCTGAACACATCGATGCACGCCTATCATCCAGACACGTCTCGTTTCTTCTTTGCTCCAAAGGCAAAGAAATTTGGAGTGTGTTGTATGCGTTCTCTTTGTAGACCGTGCGAAACTAAAGTATACTACTTTTCTTAAAACCAATATTACATGTTTAGGGTGTAGTTGATTACTCAAATGTTTGGGTCATTAGATTTCATGTATTTACTTTTGCTTTGGTTGGGATGGAGTAGTGGACGGTGGGTAGGTGATGATGAATAATAGTGGTGGTGGTAGAAAGTAGATGATGGTGCAAGTTTTCCTGCATGTGGCTCGTCCGTGCTTTTCTATTCCGCTTTGCCGCCAATTATATTAATATAGTCCCGTTCGGTCTACCTTTATTCATCTATACCAGCTGCCACGCACGAGCCCATAGAAAAGATTCCAGCACCCCTCTCTAGATAAAA is a window of Lactuca sativa cultivar Salinas chromosome 1, Lsat_Salinas_v11, whole genome shotgun sequence DNA encoding:
- the LOC111876326 gene encoding uncharacterized protein LOC111876326 produces the protein MSKRKYESGASKRKRKMQEEPFIDKQKGSFLKYLTTNKNVDNEQQQTNVDIEQEQDNVDNNNHEPTNIESDNEPTNIDNDNEKTNIEIDNEQTNIENDNERTNIEIDNEHTNSENDNEQSNIEIDNEQTNSENDNTPLNIYDPSRWNNISTNLRDLIIEKGPIKIYDFKFPKDQHLRSFSTSLYMQKILNGEKYERTWLVYSIDVDRVFCFCCKLFNVNASTCSLAHKGNNDWNNISSILKRHEASNGHILNMRSWIDLETRLANNKTIDKQIQEQINKEKEHWKNVLIRIIAVVKTLGKNNLAFRGTNEKIYEENNGNFLTIIEMIAEFDLIMQEHIRRINDKEIHNHYLGHNMQNELISLLGEEVKSKIIKKVKEAKYFSIILDCTPDTSHKEQMSIILRCLDLSTTPIEVKEYFLGFLIVDNTTGKGLYDAIVDEIKNIGLDINDVRGQGYDNGSNMKGKHQGVQKRLLDINPRAFYTPCGCHSLNLVICDMANSCDKASEFFGVIQRIYSIFASSTQRWKILQDNISNLTLKSLSQTRWESRVESVKTIRFQAPQLRKTLLQLSKNCGDPKIKSEAKCLATYELENYEFLLGMIIWYDVLFAINTVSKNLQSSDMCIDDAIDQLNGLLCFFKEYRENGFEKALDYAKELALEMNVKPEFREKRII